The following coding sequences are from one Epinephelus fuscoguttatus linkage group LG5, E.fuscoguttatus.final_Chr_v1 window:
- the LOC125888308 gene encoding uncharacterized protein LOC125888308, giving the protein MQNQNTKQKTVIPTVRYHPSIQTPGDKPRTSPAQKTRAAAVRCSQTGIPQKGVPQKGVPQTRSPQVDLGPGVRLPPAGGQRQSAQKAIRKLVQRDAADLDPEGGPLRPEQVPLGLEVQLDRGVVEEVEFLTRGQSSNQDWFAWRKNRITASVAHRIAHCRFSNGKSPTPPTSYLTAITGEGRSVQTRAMSWGVQMEAEVVRRYQV; this is encoded by the exons ATGCAGAATCAGAACACAAAGCAGAAAACTGTCATCCCGACAGTCCGATACCACCCGAGCATCCAGACACCCGGAGACAAACCCAGAACCAGCCCGGCCCAGAAGACcagagcagcagctgtccgCTGCTCTCAGACTGGGATCCCTCAGAAGGGGGTCCCTCAGAAGGGGGTCCCTCAGACTAGGAGCCCCCAGGTTGATCTAGGTCCTGGTGTGAGACTGCCACCTGCTGgcggacagagacagagtgctCAGAAAGCCATAAGGAAGCTGGTTCAGAGAGATGCTGCAGATCTGGACCCGGAGGGAGGCCCTCTCAGACCGGAGCAGGTCCCTCTGGGTCTGGAGGTCCAGTTGGACAGGGGTGTTGTGGAGGAAGTGGAATTTCTGACTCGTGGACAGAGTTCCAACCAGGACTGGTTCGCCTGGAGGAAGAACCGGATCACAGCCTCCGTGGCTCATCGCATTGCTCACTGTCGCTTCAGCAACGGCAAGAGCCCAACCCCACCCACCTCATACCTGACTGCTATCACAG GTGAGGGGCGGAGCGTCCAGACCAGAGCCATGTCCTGGGGGGTCCAGATGGAAGCTGAGGTGGTCCGCAGATATCAGGTATAG